Part of the Aquila chrysaetos chrysaetos chromosome Z, bAquChr1.4, whole genome shotgun sequence genome is shown below.
tgGCATGGATAGCAtttgagtttaatttttaaggcaACTTACATATATCCTGCTTTTGGCTTGACCTGAGagttttctgaaattctccCAACTCTGCTAGCAGTTAGTGGGATTCCTGTTCTAGGAAACATCTCAGCACGTTTTCCCCAGCACATCATCTAGTTCTGTTGTGAGCCCCACCTCTTTTGACCAGTACTATGGACACGAAATAAATACCAGTACTTAATGATAATACTGTCTGAAATCCCAGTTGCAAGTTCAAAAAGCATACGCTTCAGGGCATACAGTCACTGTTCAGATGCTGagggtggttggttttttttcatgaatacGAATGTCCTGTTCAAAACACGTCGTCAATCTTTGGTGGCCTAGGACTAAAAGCAATTCGAAATTAATCTAGCAGGTTGGCAAGAGATCAAAAATACCAACAATATATGAGTTGATGCAATTTACTGCCAGTTACATAAACAAGGAAGGCATCTTAATGGAGTGGCTGATGGCACAGCCAAATACTGCTGCGAGCAAGCTTTTAGTACTACCTATCCATCAGCTGAGTAAGATTCTGTTCACTGcttaaaagtaaataatgaaattaaactaGCTACAATAAACACTGTACagtgtagggaaaaaaaacccaaaaccaaaacgGTGGAAAAGATACACTGAAATTTATAAGGTGGAACTGAATATGAAAGCTCCtggtataaagaaaaaagacctaGGCACACAAAGCACTGTGTTAGGAAGCTGAGCACACAAGGTAAAAAACTGGTCTCACTGAAGACAGTGGCGCATCTTCCACTAAGTCATTCAAGTTCTAAGGTCAGCAGATTGGGGTACTTCCCTGTGTTTAGGAaccaagaaaatgtttcatgaaGAGGACAGAATTCACCTTAGAACCATAAAATACTCCTGATACTGGATACAGCAtcctgttgtatttttttaaagtcagaaatAGAATTATTCTGAAAGTATTAGGAATGGTGGTTTCCTGTTTATTGTCCTTTTTTGGCGGGGTAGGGGGCGGGGCATGAGGCAAATGGGTTTGAACAGCTTAaagtaagaaaaagcaatggGGATTTATATTGTTACCAGATGAAGAGTTGCCATCTTGTCACTGTTCCTTGGTTAAATTGACATGGTTctgctgcagggacagacaGGTTTATAGGAGTGAGAATGTGAGTCCACCTAGTTTGCAGTTCAGAACAGGGCTGATATGGTTGCATTCAAAAAACAGCGAGTATAAATCTTTAATGGAAGTGGcaattaaaaaatctgaaagaaaaagaagacaattAACTTACAGAACAAAAACAAGGGAGCAATGTCAGCCTTCAAAGTGCTGGCTGGATGCTAGGAAGGATGATCGTAAATGGTTCAGAGACCTAAGAAGTCACTTACACACAGCTCCTGTTGACTTCAGAGGACTTTTTCCCAGATGAATAAAAGCTTCCTAGGAAAATACTTAAACCTAGCCAGCAGTACGAAGATACGTCTGTAAAACTCTCTGTGCCATGAGCAAGGCACCTAGGACTATTAACAGCAATGATGAGAAAAATCTGATGTCACAGAGAATTCCAGGGGCTTTCCTCCCATTCCCAGACCATTCTACCCAGTTTCATAGTAGCATATTGCAAAGCCTGTAAAACACAAAGCCTGCTTTTTACAGTTCCTAATGAAATGCCCCTGATCTTTGGTAAAACCAATACAACTATATTTtcataaacaggaaaatgaagttaatCCCTAGAGcttctgaaataataatgaagtttaaaagtgtagaattatttattatttgtatcaCAATAGCAAGTAGAGAAGCCAAACAAATTGGGAGTTGCTTAATACCGGGCAATGTGCAAACAGAGCACAAACATAACAGAAATATGCAACCTAAACAGACCAGACAGCCAGAGGGTGAGAGAGGAAACAGAGATGCATGTTAAATAATTACGACTTTCCAAAGCCATGTACATGCACAGAATCAAAATTAAGGgaagttacagaaaatatattagaaaCCTAACTACCAGCCCTGGTTCTTGCAAGTGTAAAAAACCGCCATTGTTTGTGGGGTTGCATTTCTgtcagaaaattattatttctgacTATTATTAGTACTATTATCTGAGAAAATCcctctggattttcttttggtGAGCTTCTTCTGTTCAAGGATCTTCTTTTTATTATGCAGAAAAACTCTGAGCTAGTTTGCCAAGTTCAGGTCTTTACATGTTGAGTGAGAAGTGACTGAGTCAAGAGGACACACATTCTTTTCCATTCTCCCCACACTTTCTCGGTGAGTGGTAAATCTGCCTCACGCTACTTGGTGAAAGAGCACCTCAGCTTGTGTTTCAGGTCTCTGGATCTAATTCAGAAAAAGACATATGCTACCTATAAAGCCATAAGGGAGGGGGTATGGTGCATCAGCTTCCACATGGACAGTTACCAGGCCATGTAGAGGGGCTTGTATCCAAAACACATGCAGATTCAGAGAGTTTGCTGGGACTTCCAGGTGAAACTTCTGCCTGTTCtggaaaaagcaagtttttccCTTACCCAGACTCATTCACAGAGAAGAACCATTTagagaaaacactggaaagtGAATATCCCCAGTAGCTTCCCCTTTTAGCAGAGAAGACAAGAAAGAAGCTAGCCTTTCTTCTCCACCTCCACCACCCCCACTCACTGGGCTGACCTCCTTTTAAAGCTGGTGGTTATGACTGGACTCACCTTCAGCCTTGGCCATGAACAGACCCTTCCTTCCTTGCAATCGACTGAGCAAAGTGTAACACGTTGCCTCCTGTTAGCTGAGCCACATTAACAGACCATACACCTGGTTCCTTGCCTGTGGCAACTGCAAAACAAACCACATTTGTCTAGGCTGCCGGGATGAAGGCACACAGTTGCCACAGCTAAGGAATGCAGTTATGGTCAGCTAACACAGCTCAGTGAATAGCTACCTTAACCGCTTGTAATTGCTGGTCCACACCTTCACTGACTTGTATATGGCTACACTAGAAATAGAGGAATTCCATGGTGTTTATGAGTGTTATACCCACACACTGCTATTTAATCACAGCTAACATGTTCATTttattgttcatttaaaaaaggagaacaaCACATTGTTATATTTAGAattataaagtaatttttcccttttaaaaagcaatctctttttttcacagacACCATCAAAGGCAGCAATGATGGATTTCTATTTGTTGTGTTTGATATGCCAACTAGCAAGCACCCTGGCCCACAGGGTGGGAAGAATACCATTTATCACCAAAGGTTCATATAAATATTGAGTTATTTCTGCCTGACCATTTTTTCATGCTTCGGCATGAGGCCCTGAGGAcagtgggagaggaaaaagtttttgaaagatAACGTTCTTGCCCAACTTTGGATATGGAAGAAGTAATTAGTAAAAGTAGTCAGTAATATGGGCAAGGCTGTCACTGGGGAAACAAATCAGGAAAATGGTCAGTATTTAGTCAGAAGGACACAAGAGAGATACTTGGAAAGAAGTAAAGACAGCGTGACTGTGCTTTTGAGGAACTAATACAATCTGTTGGTCAGAGCACCTTTGTCCAACTCAGTTCAAACTATTGAAGGCTTAGTTGAGTTTATTTGCAAGCATGGCTGGCTCTGTACACAGTTTGTTCTCACACACAACGCGATTAGTACTTTGTTAGTAACTATGGTAGCTGAATACATACCATTGCTGCCAGAAGCAGCCTGGCACATGACTGTCTTCTGACATGTATTTGGCATGTGCTTTCGTAATGCTGGACCTGGAGGGCTTGGCTTCTTACAGGTTCATGCTACTGGGCTACGCAACGTGCCTGTGGGCACTCTAGTGTCCGTTAAGACACGTGGCAGGGGAGATGCCCGAAACTCTGAAGATGTACCAGAACCATCTAACACAGATGATTGTGGATGCATGCACTTGACACATCGTTGTTCCTTGAGAGGAATTTCTGTGTGGAACAGTTCAAACCATGAGTTAGCACAGGGTCTGATGAAAATGCCACAACTCTTTAGAATACAGTGGTACTCCTAATGTGGACAGTCCTTCATGGGAATTGTTAATGTGTTAGCAGCTTTGGCCTAAGATTCTTGTGATGCTCCTGTGATTCACCTGCTCCTGCATGAAATTTGGCCAATAAAAGCTGGAAGTTCTTACTTACATCACAGGTCTTAAATGCACAACACTGAAGCAACATGTTGCATGGTGTTCCCCTTCTTGGTTTGTACATTTACCAAATCAGGATaatgtttctgcagaagttCTCTGTGTAAATATGCCTACTTGCAACATTTGCATTtaacaacacttttttttgcaCAAGCTCAACAGAATTTCTGTTAGTGTGTCTTCTTCAATATTGCTTTGCTCCTTCACCCAAGAATTTTTCAGGAGAGGAGTCCTGAGACATAGagcttgagaaagaaaaggaacttgTGGTTAGATCTCTACCCAAACTTTGGATTAAATTTCTGGTTTTACCACACACTACATGTATGACCTGAGGCAAACAATACTGCCTCTTTATGCTGCAATTTCTCATCTGGAAAGTGGGGAGAATAATACTTTCTCTACATCACAGGGTTCTTGTGAAGTAAAGTcccttaacagcaatgagaagctTAAGCAGAATGGAAGCAACCATCGCAGCTGTTCTTTGCAGTCATCAGATAAGGGTGTTCATCATCTAAGCACATGCAGCTGAAACACCacgggcagggtgctgggctgggactGGTTTCCAGTGTCTCTGTCCGTGCAAGGGGAGATCAGTGGCTGGGCATGCTTCACACGGTGTCCTTCTGAAGGCAAATTAGACATAACCACATCTGGTACCTCAGTGGGCACAAATAAAGACCTTCTAGAAAAATGTCCAAAATCGTAAAAACAAGAGtctggaaaaataacaaaaatcaacCACATTGTCTTACTAATGACAAGAAATCTATATTGTTAATAAGTGTAAAGGTCAGGGATTCATACAGACTAAGAGATCAAaaggttttgaattttttttttttacatgcttgaTACCCTTTTCAGACTGTTTTATAACCGTTTGCGGATTTAGGGATAGACCAGGAAATTTTCCACTCTACAATTGGTGCCTCCAGTCTCCTTCCCTGTGATACCATCCAAATTCAGCTTACTGGCAACTCGTTAGCACTgccacattttccattttaaccCACGCTGCTGAACCACGGGTGATGTgcgaaaccaggacaagcagCGCACAGGTGAGATGGCGGAGGACGGCAGCCTCTCCCTACGTGGAGAACTGCAGCTTGACAGCACCACCGTGTCACTGGGTAGAGCTGCCGGCTGTACTTTGCCACCCAGCCAGGAACGCCTGAACTTGCACGTTCGTCTTGTTTCATATTTGAGTCGTACTTGCCACCcttagcttttttccccccttttttctttttaaaagacaatatACGCCCAGTGGAATGGAAAGAGCTCCCTTCAAGAGCGGCAGTGGTGCCACAGCTATTTTGAATCAGTAAATCACTTATGGGAGTGATGAGCCATCACCTCTCTGCAAGGTCAGGTTCAGGTTGCTGTCACGGACTGAAGTGACTGCCGGGGCGGGGATGTAGGATGGGGAAGTTTACCGACGCGCAGAGGGGCTTGCTGCCGTTGACAGCCAGGGATCTGAAGCCAGAGCCCCGTCTCTTTTCCTGGAGGTCCGACCCCAACCGCACCAGCTTTCGTGACCCGCTTCCCACACCTCTTCAAGGCCTCTGCAACGACAGCACCGAATTTTGGGCAGCCGGCTACCGAACGGTCAGCCATTTGCGCTACCTGCCCCGGGGCGTGCCATCTCCTCACGGAGGGAAGGCAGAAAACGCATCTGAGGAGGGGTGAGACGACCCCGCCGGCTTCGGAGGACCCTGGAGGCGCTGGCTTCGCCCGCCTCCGGACAGGGAGAGCCCATCCCGGGGACCACAGCGGCGCCAGCCCGGCCCCCATGTCCCACTGGGGTTGCGCAATAAGGCCCGTTGCGGCTCCAGGGTCGCTCCGCTCCGACCGCCCGGGCGCGGCGGCTCTCCTCAGGGAGCCGCCGCGCCCGGGCggccggagcggggcgggcagggggcgCTGCGGCGCCGGCCCTGACGGCGGTTTGAaagcgcggcggcggcggcgcgggcggtACATCGATAGGGCTGACGGGCAGCGGCAGCCGTcctcgccgccgcccggccTCCTTtgtccctcccctccccggcgcGCCCAGCCCAGCCGGCAGCGCGGAGCGGGCCGGCCTGGGGATTccctccccgcgccgccgcggTCGCCATCTTCACCCCCTACCTCGCCTCGGACCCTGCCGGCCGGGCTCCCgggagcgcggggcggggggcgggggggccgcgccgcgcccgcccgcccgcccgctgcATGTGACCGCCGGGCGGTAGCGGCCTCCTCCGCGGATCTCGTCTGCGTCCTCCTCCGCCCCCagcgcggcggggagggggcgcgggGCGCCCGGCAGCGGGGCACGGAGGTGCCGGGGCGCGGCGTGCAGACAAAGGAGCGGGCGCCGCCGTGGGCAGCGGTGAGTGGCGGGGGTGCGGGGGCCCCCGCCTATCGCCGCCCCTCTTCCCCGGCGCGCCCGCGGGGCAGGTACCTGCCGGCGGGCCGGGCTCCGCCGCGGCCGCTCCCttccccggggcgggggcgggtgCGCCGAGGCTCgggctgctgccgctgccggcggggtgggggctgcccatcggccgccgccgcctgagACCGCCGGTGTTTCCCGCACCGCCGACCCCGCGGCCGGGCAGTGGCGAGCGAGGAGcccgggggccggggctgggccgGGCGGGGCGTTGTGGGGGGGAGCCTCCGGCCCCGCCGTCGCGGGAGCGGGCAGCAgggagcgggcagcggggctggccAGTGCTGCGGGCGCGGCAGTGATGCTCAGCGGTAATCCCGCCTGACACTCGGACAGAAAGGAGCaagcaacagatttttttttttttttttttttttttggtgggctATAAGAAAAGGTGaacagggtttgggtttttttttttttattgttaggtctctccccccccccccccccttggcCAAGCGGGGGGGCAGGTGCTGCCGTGAGCAGGTGGGTGAGCGGCGGGAGCGGCCGGCCAGGGGGGCCTGGGCTCGGCCTGTGCCGGGCACAGGGCGTGGTGGCGTGCCGGGGATGCCGCGGAGccgccctgcccccccccgggccgccgCCACCCGTGTCCCTGACCGCCGTGGGGAGCCCCGGGCAGCGGCGTGAGGGGCGGAAGGCcgaccggggggggggggtggtgggcgATGGGGTATAACAGCGATGACTTTGTGGTGCATCCAGAGAGGGAGAGTCGTACATAACACGGTGGTTTGAAATGTGGCGCTTGTCCTGTGGGTTGAGCGTTTGGTTTTCAGGCAGTTATTCAATGTGTGTAACCTTGTGCTCTTACCAAAACTATAAATCTTACTTTCATAGGGCAGGGGAGCATAAGGTCCTGCGACTTGTGACTCTGATGTTGGATATGCATTAAACTGTAagtcttctgattttgtttttgaagttgGGTGGATGAATGGAGtatttatttcaggtttgtGTGACAAAAACTTCAGAAGTAGTTTAAATGAAACCCTGAACAGACTTTTCCCATGCCCGTTGCACGTATATGCCTCCTGGACTGCGATAATTggttaaaaaatagaaaagtaaagaaaatctgtaaagcCTGGGGGGAGGGGTTGCCTCAAGCtctttttttagggtttttttttgttgctggttCTTACTTAATTCTCAAGGGCTGACAGTCACCTTTTAAGCTTAAATCAATGTATAGGGAACACCTGTAAGTGTAATACTAGTATGTTTCCTTATATTTAACTGAAGTAACTGAGGTTCAGTGGTGCTTTTTTCTTGCTCGTAAGGATTGTTTAGTCAATTTCCTTAGGTAATCTGATTAATAATAGCTCAGTGAAGGTACAGATATGTTTCTCAAAGTTGTTTTTTATGTTGTTGAAATATAGATGCAATTTTGAAAGGTGTagtaaaatactaattttgtatagtaattatttttttgaagggTGAAAGGGACTATTGTAGATGTAATCGTAGAAAGTGATCAGGCAAATGATTGTAACCACTGATGAACTAAGTAGCAGCTCAAGTAAGCAATGAGATAATTCACTGTATAATTTTTAGTATGTACATAAATTTAATTGTGTGTCAGTAGTTGCATCTGCTctcttaaatttaatttctcccATTAGCATGAGTGAGGAACTAGAATCTGGATATAGCTGTCCAGATACCTAAATGATTTTGCTAAAGGGTAATACTTTCTACGTGCTTTCTCCTTTGAGTAAAGGCTGGTATCCTTTCCACAGCAGAGAATCAGTTATTCTATGTTCACAAAGCTTCCTAGTGAATTTTCTGTATATCTAGACCAAAGTTGTATAGATAGGAAATTACAGTGTACTGTCTATAAAACATTATAATGCATTTGTACACCAGACAAATGAAGAACTCTGAAACTGTTGTCTGAAACTGTTGTCCAGAAGTGTTACAGCTGTGTCGTATGTTATCTTCCATTTAAGggctgttttgctgaaaagtaaTTGACAATTTACTTACACTGTCATATAACCAGACAAAATAAATTGATTTGAAGCTTGCTAGTAGTTCTGACCTTATGAGGGTGTCAGAAGTTCTGTGGTGACTTGCAGTGTGGTGGTCTGTGGGAAGCCTTGTGGACATGGTGGCTTGTCACGATAGGGAAAAGACagttagaaatgttttgaaCATCCCATCATAGTTTCTGCCGTCCAAAAAATAAGTTGAATTCATTTAGAaacaggaaggggagaagagaagTTGAGTGTGCATTCCAAATggctttctaaatattttactgtgactttttttaacCTAGATATCACAGCTTTCATTGCAGTGATAAAACATTAAC
Proteins encoded:
- the CDC42SE2 gene encoding CDC42 small effector protein 2 isoform X1, with the protein product MSHWGCAIRPVAAPGSLRSDRPGAAALLREPPRPGGRSGAGRGRCGAGPDGGLKARRRRRGRYIDRADGQRQPSSPPPGLLCPSPPRRAQPSRQRGAGRPGDSLPAPPRSPSSPPTSPRTLPAGLPGARGGGRGGRAAPARPPAACDRRAVAASSADLVCVLLRPQRGGEGARGARQRGTEVPGRGVQTKERAPPWAAGRGA